One genomic window of Clostridia bacterium includes the following:
- a CDS encoding V-type ATP synthase subunit F — protein sequence MSEKSSIAALGDADTVFAFKSVGADAYAVDGVDAAREKLRILARNYDIIFITEQLAEKIPDLIARYKTRAFPAVIPVPSSSGSTGYGKRSIREDVEKAIGTDILRIEEN from the coding sequence ATGTCTGAGAAAAGCAGTATTGCCGCGCTTGGCGACGCGGACACCGTGTTCGCTTTTAAGTCGGTCGGAGCCGACGCCTACGCCGTGGACGGGGTGGACGCCGCTCGCGAAAAACTTAGAATTCTCGCGCGCAACTACGATATTATATTTATAACCGAACAGCTTGCGGAAAAAATTCCCGATCTGATCGCGCGCTACAAAACGCGCGCCTTTCCCGCGGTGATCCCGGTGCCTTCGTCTTCCGGAAGCACGGGGTACGGCAAACGCTCGATCCGAGAGGACGTGGAAAAAGCGATCGGAACCGATATATTGAGAATAGAGGAGAACTAA
- a CDS encoding V-type ATPase subunit — MQQGLLFQNAIIKARESALFGKDKMQRLSDAPTVEEGVKILLEGGYPAGNDYLEILAAAEKEAEEFFLESSVSGYGLECFSVLSDYHNAKVLAKEAFFDVTAECFKADGSIALSFLSEKIQKEEYDSLPSPMRVAFEKFKKENAAGSLAPSEIDKSLDRAAFEDISARMKKAHLVIRTYFATYADLTNLSVAARSRNAGISAAEAEKGYLAGGEIPFQDLKRIVDLGLSEGADKIPMKPLYKKAIEALKEGVAPFEAFKENALLAPFKKGRYDMFSPAPIVGFYLGKKREIKNVRLIFAGIKNGVDREIIKMRLREQYV; from the coding sequence ATGCAGCAAGGTCTTTTGTTTCAAAACGCGATCATAAAGGCTCGCGAAAGCGCGCTTTTCGGAAAGGACAAGATGCAGCGCCTGTCCGATGCGCCGACCGTGGAAGAGGGCGTCAAGATCCTTCTCGAAGGGGGATATCCCGCGGGAAACGATTATCTCGAAATCCTCGCGGCGGCGGAAAAAGAAGCGGAAGAATTCTTTCTCGAATCGTCCGTTTCGGGTTACGGGCTCGAATGCTTCTCCGTCCTTTCGGATTATCACAACGCGAAAGTTCTCGCGAAAGAAGCCTTTTTCGATGTGACTGCGGAATGCTTTAAGGCGGACGGGTCGATCGCGCTTTCTTTCCTTTCGGAAAAGATCCAAAAGGAAGAGTACGATTCATTGCCTTCGCCGATGCGCGTCGCGTTCGAAAAGTTTAAGAAAGAGAACGCGGCGGGATCGCTCGCGCCTTCCGAGATCGATAAGAGCCTCGATCGCGCGGCTTTCGAAGATATTTCCGCGAGGATGAAAAAAGCGCATCTTGTGATCCGGACCTATTTCGCGACGTACGCCGACCTTACGAATCTTTCGGTCGCCGCGCGTTCCCGAAACGCGGGCATTTCGGCGGCGGAAGCGGAAAAAGGGTATTTGGCGGGCGGCGAGATCCCCTTTCAGGATCTCAAAAGGATCGTCGACCTCGGTCTTTCCGAGGGAGCGGACAAGATCCCGATGAAACCCTTATACAAAAAGGCGATCGAAGCCTTAAAAGAAGGCGTCGCGCCCTTCGAAGCGTTTAAGGAGAACGCGCTTCTCGCTCCTTTCAAAAAAGGGAGATACGATATGTTTTCCCCCGCGCCGATCGTCGGGTTTTATCTCGGCAAAAAGCGGGAGATCAAAAACGTGCGCTTGATCTTCGCCGGTATCAAGAACGGCGTGGACAGAGAAATCATCAAAATGAGATTGAGGGAGCAATATGTCTGA
- a CDS encoding V-type ATP synthase subunit K, translated as MSIGTFLAILGAALAAGLAGIGSAIGVGMGGQAAAGVTSEDPDKFGSCLILQLLPGTQGIYGLLIAFIVFIKISVFSGIKAISMAQGLGVLSGCIPIAIVGFISAIHQGKVAVSGMALVAKRPEEQSKAIVMAVMVETYAILALLVSFLAVFFAI; from the coding sequence ATGAGTATCGGAACTTTTTTGGCAATTCTCGGCGCGGCGCTCGCGGCGGGACTCGCGGGCATCGGCTCCGCGATCGGCGTGGGAATGGGCGGTCAGGCGGCTGCCGGCGTAACGAGCGAAGATCCCGATAAATTCGGCAGTTGCCTTATCTTGCAGCTTCTTCCCGGAACGCAGGGTATTTACGGCTTGTTGATCGCGTTCATCGTCTTCATCAAGATCAGCGTGTTCTCGGGTATCAAAGCGATCTCGATGGCGCAAGGTCTCGGCGTCCTTTCCGGTTGCATCCCCATAGCGATCGTCGGTTTTATCTCCGCGATCCATCAGGGAAAAGTCGCGGTCAGCGGTATGGCGCTCGTCGCGAAACGCCCCGAAGAGCAGAGCAAAGCCATCGTTATGGCGGTTATGGTCGAGACCTACGCGATCCTCGCGCTTCTCGTTTCCTTCCTCGCCGTCTTCTTTGCGATCTGA